The segment CGGAAATCCGCGTGACCGTGCCCAGCATAGTGCCGCCGGACGTGAGCAACGGCGAATTCGCGATCGGCCTTGAGTTGCGGGATAGGTGGGGGTTCCACCTGCCGCAGCAGAGCGCCCACCTGGTACTTTCCATAGAGGGAGCAAGCGGTGAGGTCCCGGCAGATGTGCCTATGTTGCCGGAGTACGACAGCCATCATGCTGTGCGGGGTGCGGTTGCGGAGAAAGATCGGGTCTTTCGCGTGCGCGCGCGAGATCGCGAGACCGGCATCGAAGCCGTCAGCAATCCGGCCTGGGCGCCTGCGTTCATGTACAAAGGCGACCACAAGCTCTACTGGGGCGACCTGCACTGTCACCGTCTGGAGAATCCCAGCCGCAAGCGCACCGATCCCCTCCTGTGGAGCTACGGGCCTGCCACTGTAGATGAAGTGTACAGATTTGCCCGCGACGTGGTGCACTTGGACTTCACGGCGCTGACCGACCACGACTACGCGCTAAGCACGGACGAATGGCGCGAAATACAAGAAGGCGCGGAGTACTTCAACCAACCGGAGCGATTCGTAACGCTGCTGGGTTACGAGTGGTCGTGGAACCGGGGTCCGGACGCCGACTGCGGCCACCGCAACGTGATCTTCCGCCACGGCGACATGCCGCTCATCTCCAGCAACTGGAAGGGCTCCAATACTCCCCAAGACCTCTTCAACGTCTTCAGAAGCCTTTCCCGAACCGGCAGGGACATTCTTTCGATACCCCATCACCCCGCCCGCCTGGGCAATCGCATCTGGCACAATTGGGAGACCATGGACCCGGAGTTCGAGCGTCTGATGGAAGTTTACAGCCATTGGGGCAGCAGCGAGCACGAGGGCGAGCCCTACGCCCTCAAGGGGAGGAATGAACGGACGCAATGGGACGAGCCTCAAGCGGAGTATCCTCCTTTCGAGGCCACTGGACATTTCTTGCAGGATGGGCTGCGGCAAGGATTTCGGTTTGGCTTCGTGGGAGGCAGCGAGAGTCACGACGGCCGTCCCACGAGCAGCGTGCAGATTGCACACTTGCCCATTAAGCTGACGACCTTCAACCACCACGCCGGCATGACGGGTCTCTGGTCGCGCCGCCGCGAGCGCGACGCCATGTTCAGTTCGCTCTGGAACCGCCGCGCCATTGGCACCACCGGTGTGCGCATTTACCTAGACTTCAGTGTGG is part of the Chloroflexota bacterium genome and harbors:
- a CDS encoding DUF3604 domain-containing protein, which gives rise to MTAAEFDPNLIRLPLDYQGTPELAEIRVTVPSIVPPDVSNGEFAIGLELRDRWGFHLPQQSAHLVLSIEGASGEVPADVPMLPEYDSHHAVRGAVAEKDRVFRVRARDRETGIEAVSNPAWAPAFMYKGDHKLYWGDLHCHRLENPSRKRTDPLLWSYGPATVDEVYRFARDVVHLDFTALTDHDYALSTDEWREIQEGAEYFNQPERFVTLLGYEWSWNRGPDADCGHRNVIFRHGDMPLISSNWKGSNTPQDLFNVFRSLSRTGRDILSIPHHPARLGNRIWHNWETMDPEFERLMEVYSHWGSSEHEGEPYALKGRNERTQWDEPQAEYPPFEATGHFLQDGLRQGFRFGFVGGSESHDGRPTSSVQIAHLPIKLTTFNHHAGMTGLWSRRRERDAMFSSLWNRRAIGTTGVRIYLDFSVDNQPMGETISVQTPPKQMRVRVHGTAPLAKVVVVKNNHDWHVVEKPGWECVFSLDDMEMPQDRADWYYVRVTQEDGEMAWSSPIWIEDARRVF